A genome region from Ficedula albicollis isolate OC2 chromosome 23, FicAlb1.5, whole genome shotgun sequence includes the following:
- the TMEM200B gene encoding transmembrane protein 200B codes for MTAESAEPKGPVRAAEPGGPKVPLPPVPPRRRGRRLRRQPPAEPPPKGQLRMRSPAGAFVLVGVSVVLVGMTIAVVGYWPHRGHGGTGASVGNASVVGDTSREVAAGHHMPHSEKLKLIGPVIMGIGLFIFICANTMLYENRDMETRQLMQKGLYGLTAGLPEGPSPEDGHCQRGDSQSFPKASAECVEGCYQVDLSCQPCPSPSSKWPGCYGPNRLQSMAEFLQRPAASPVASLHSLRSTEAGLSLPCRAGAESLLAAAVGALALPIIKLNNCLLDGAARGAGRGPAEHPPASPQLSRAPLSLGDSGQGAAGGDGDGDGDGGHVAISMDDSCPGAELLVELSPDVHLHTLGHSKSLDLGQPGVLLLAPIKDRKNRSWPRLDRVSLVGYAKLESTGESAEGLLEPSEPPGWGEPRPSSWVVGVEQGTRV; via the exons ATGACTGCGGAGAGCGCCGAGCCCAAGGGTCCCGTGCGGGCAGCGGAGCCGGGGGGGCCCAAGGTGCCGCTGCCCCCCGTCCCCCCGCGGcgcc ggggccgccgcctGCGCCGCCAGCCCCCGGCGGAGCCCCCGCCGAAAGGGCAGCTCCGCATGCGCTCACCGGCCGGAGCCTTTGTCCTGGTGGGCGTCTCCGTGGTCCTGGTGGGCATGACCATCGCCGTGGTGGGCTACTGGCCTCACCGTGGACATGGGGGCACCGGGGCCAGCGTGGGGAACGCCAGCGTGGTGGGGGACACGAGTAGGGAGGTGGCAGCCGGGCACCACATGCCCCACAGCGAGAAGCTGAAGCTGATTGGCCCTGTCATCATGGGCATTGGGCTCTTCATCTTCATCTGTGCCAACACCATGCTGTACGAGAACAGGGACATGGAGACCCGGCAGCTGATGCAGAAGGGGCTCTATGGCCTGACAGCGGGGCTACCTGAGGGGCCCAGCCCTGaggatgggcactgccagcgTGGGGACAGCCAGTCCTTCCCCAAGGCCAGTGCAGAGTGCGTGGAGGGCTGTTACCAGGTGGACctgtcctgccagccctgccccagccccagcagcaagTGGCCTGGCTGCTACGGCCCCAACCGGCTCCAGAGCATGGCCGAGTTCCTGCAGCGCCCGGCAGCTTCCCCTGTGgcctctctgcacagcctgcGCTCCACCGAGGCCGGCCTGAGCCTGCCGTGCCGCGCCGGAGCCGAGTCCCTCCTGGCCGCGGCCGTGGGCGCCTTGGCACTGCCCATCATCAAGCTCAACAACTGCTTGCTGGACGGGGCAGCCcggggggcagggaggggcccTGCTGAGCATCCCCCCGCATCGCCACAGCTCTCCCGGGCTCCTCTTTCCCTTGGTGACAGCGggcagggtgctgctggtggggatggggatggggatggggatgggggcCACGTTGCCATCAGCATGGATGACAGCTGTCCTGGCGcggagctgctggtggagctCAGCCCCGATGTGCACCTCCACACCCTGGGACACTCCAAATCCCTGGACCTTGGCCAGCccggggtgctgctgctggcccccaTCAAGGACCGTAAGAACCGGAGCTGGCCTCGGCTGGACCGTGTCAGCCTCGTGGGCTACGCCAAACTGGAAAGTACTGGCGAGTCTGcggaggggctgctggagcccagcgagcccccaggctggggcGAGCCCCGACCCAGCTCCTGGGTGGTGGGGGTGGAGCAGGGCACGCGGGTCTGA